The Engystomops pustulosus chromosome 1, aEngPut4.maternal, whole genome shotgun sequence genome has a window encoding:
- the ZBTB5 gene encoding zinc finger and BTB domain-containing protein 5, which produces MDFPGHFEQTFQQLNYQRLQGQLCDCVIVVGSRHFKAHRSVLAACSTHFRALFTVAEGDQTMNMIQLDSEVVTSEAFAALIDMMYTSTLMLGESNVMDVLLAASHLHLNSVVKACKHYLTTRTLPISSPNDRSQEQSARMQRSFMLQQLGLSIVSSALNSSQGNDDQSQQQQNSMNSSGRNTMVEQRATFPIRRLHKRKQSSEERARQRMRTSIEECLITDVTNESVQSMVNSREEYFSPDSIKMADNMKSDSVADNQEDGAIIFDQSYSNQEDTQVPSQSDNGGENIISMTSQTTVETGYGQESSCDKTIYTSETHDITIDEKDHMRVIVKSEPLSSPEPQDEVSDVTSQAEGSEPVEVEGVASGEKIELSPESSDRSFSDPQSSTDRVGDIHILDVTATLEHKSSFSISNFLNKNRNGNLNLSQNSDDNIPNTTSDCRMDGEVSYLVSPESGPGGHSSNVMSHMDNPFGDGPDSHFARPMQDVMSLPCVQSSNYRGNDPFGMDFPRSGLGLHSMSRSIMGNVRGRSFNFPNYRRIAPKMPIVTSVRSTQLQDNASNSQLMMNGANSSYENGNPSQQGPPQLTRASADVLSKCKKALSEHNVLVVEGARKYACKICCKTFLTLTDCKKHIRVHTGEKPYACLKCGKRFSQSSHLYKHSKTTCLRWQNSNLPTTLL; this is translated from the coding sequence ATGGATTTTCCTGGACATTTTGAACAGACATTTCAGCAACTGAATTACCAGCGTCTCCAGGGCCAGCTCTGTGACTGTGTGATAGTAGTGGGCAGCAGACATTTTAAAGCCCATCGCTCTGTGTTGGCGGCATGCAGTACTCATTTCCGTGCTCTCTTTACTGTGGCGGAGGGTGACCAGACTATGAACATGATCCAGTTGGACAGTGAAGTGGTGACATCTGAAGCCTTTGCCGCTCTGATTGATATGATGTACACATCTACTCTTATGCTTGGAGAGAGCAATGTGATGGATGTTCTACTGGCAGCATCTCACCTCCACCTGAATTCAGTAGTGAAAGCTTGTAAGCACTACCTCACTACAAGGACATTGCCCATATCTTCTCCAAATGATAGGTCGCAGGAGCAGAGTGCAAGGATGCAGAGGTCCTTCATGCTACAACAGCTGGGTTTGAGCATAGTAAGCTCTGCTTTAAATTCTAGCCAGGGTAATGATGATCAATCACAGCAGCAACAGAATTCCATGAACTCTTCAGGTCGGAATACTATGGTAGAGCAGAGGGCCACCTTCCCAATAAGAAGGCTTCATAAAAGAAAGCAATCCTCTGAAGAAAGAGCTAGGCAGCGCATGAGGACCTCCATTGAAGAATGTCTAATAACGGATGTTACCAATGAAAGTGTACAATCCATGGTTAATTCTCGGGAAGAATATTTTTCTCCTGATTCCATTAAAATGGCGGACAATATGAAATCTGACTCTGTCGCCGACAACCAAGAGGATGGTGCGATTATTTTTGACCAGTCATACAGCAACCAAGAAGATACCCAAGTGCCCAGTCAGTCTGACAATGGTGGAGAAAATATTATCTCAATGACTTCGCAGACAACTGTTGAGACTGGCTatggccaggagtcttcttgtgaTAAAACAATATATACTTCAGAGACTCATGATATTACTATAGATGAAAAAGACCACATGAGAGTTATTGTTAAATCTGAGCCTTTGAGCTCCCCAGAGCCCCAAGATGAGGTCAGCGATGTTACATCCCAAGCAGAGGGCAGTGAACCTGTTGAAGTAGAGGGTGTCGCAAGTGGCGAAAAGATTGAATTAAGCCCAGAAAGCAGTGATCGTAGTTTCTCTGACCCTCAGTCTAGTACTGATAGGGTGGGAGATATCCATATTTTAGATGTCACTGCTACCTTAGAGCACAAGTCCTCCTTTAGTATTTCTAATTTCTTGAATAAAAACAGAAATGGAAACCTCAACTTAAGTCAAAACAGTGATGATAACATTCCAAATACAACCAGTGATTGTAGAATGGATGGAGAGGTGTCCTACCTTGTCAGCCCTGAGTCTGGACCGGGTGGCCATTCATCTAATGTTATGTCTCACATGGATAACCCTTTCGGCGATGGCCCAGATTCTCATTTTGCTCGGCCAATGCAGGATGTAATGTCTTTACCCTGTGTTCAGTCCTCCAACTACCGTGGGAATGACCCCTTTGGAATGGATTTTCCAAGGTCTGGACTAGGTCTTCACTCCATGTCAAGATCTATCATGGGAAATGTTAGGGGGCGCTCTTTTAACTTTCCAAATTACCGTCGTATTGCCCCCAAAATGCCTATTGTCACATCAGTACGGAGCACTCAGCTACAGGATAACGCTTCTAATTCACAGCTCATGATGAACGGGGCAAATTCCTCATATGAAAATGGGAACCCATCACAACAGGGCCCACCACAGTTGACAAGGGCTTCTGCAGATGTTCTTTCCAAGTGCAAGAAAGCCCTGTCTGAGCATAATGTGCTGGTGGTGGAGGGTGCCCGTAAATATGCTTGTAAAATATGTTGTAAAACATTTCTGACTCTAACGGACTGTAAAAAGCACATCAGAGTACATACTGGTGAGAAACCGTATGCCTGCCTGAAATGTGGAAAACGTTTTAGTCAATCCAGCCATTTATATAAGCATTCCAAAACTACTTGCCTTAGGTGGCAGAACAGTAATCTTCCTACAACGTTGCTTTAA